The Streptomyces avermitilis MA-4680 = NBRC 14893 genome contains a region encoding:
- a CDS encoding LAETG motif-containing sortase-dependent surface protein, whose product MSIARRVTVSRLLGTGAAALTLTAVACGSAWATDTPGGDGWDNSHRGYTSGQGPGTVTETDRCQFSLDGTVFTDSVRVDDQNLKPTEDGKVHIKVRAAEDATSCTASLAAYRAHGATFATSGVQVFHDFDSVTVKRGETDSLDISVPDAGCFAQIDLYRGKVKFDGELDAKDGFEHGDVPKGPDRPVIKDKLIAAWNGGAKDCTAQPPSTPESKPPATTPPASTPSASTPPKASTPKPSTTPPSDEKSSTPPAATPNGGSSTPPGDLAETGGGNTLPLAAGAAALLAVGAGIVVAGRRRTAKSRS is encoded by the coding sequence ATGTCCATTGCGAGACGGGTCACCGTAAGCCGCCTGCTGGGGACAGGCGCCGCGGCGCTCACCCTCACCGCCGTCGCGTGCGGCTCGGCCTGGGCCACGGATACGCCCGGCGGCGACGGCTGGGACAACTCCCACCGCGGCTACACGTCCGGGCAGGGCCCCGGCACGGTGACCGAGACCGACCGCTGCCAGTTCTCCCTGGACGGCACCGTCTTCACCGACTCGGTGCGGGTCGACGACCAGAACCTGAAGCCGACCGAGGACGGCAAGGTCCACATCAAGGTGCGGGCGGCCGAGGACGCGACGAGCTGCACGGCCTCGCTGGCCGCGTACCGGGCCCACGGCGCGACCTTCGCGACCTCCGGCGTCCAGGTCTTCCACGACTTCGACTCGGTGACGGTGAAGCGGGGCGAGACCGACTCGCTGGACATCTCGGTGCCGGACGCGGGCTGCTTCGCGCAGATAGACCTGTACCGGGGCAAGGTCAAGTTCGACGGCGAGCTGGATGCCAAGGACGGCTTCGAGCACGGTGACGTGCCCAAGGGTCCGGACCGTCCGGTCATCAAGGACAAGCTGATCGCGGCGTGGAACGGCGGCGCGAAGGACTGCACCGCCCAGCCGCCGAGCACCCCGGAGTCGAAGCCGCCGGCCACGACGCCCCCGGCGTCCACGCCGTCCGCCTCGACCCCGCCGAAGGCGTCGACTCCCAAGCCCTCGACGACGCCCCCGTCCGACGAGAAGTCCAGCACCCCGCCGGCGGCCACCCCGAACGGCGGCTCGTCCACCCCGCCCGGTGACCTCGCCGAGACGGGTGGCGGCAACACCCTGCCGCTCGCGGCCGGTGCCGCGGCCCTCCTGGCGGTAGGCGCGGGAATCGTCGTGGCCGGCCGCCGCCGTACGGCGAAGTCCCGCTCCTGA
- a CDS encoding DUF4142 domain-containing protein, which produces MGISRNAAGTLFVGGALMLTLSALAYPSMLGIQNTSSSPSRVIANTESGPLTEADRDFVVKVRAAGLWEFPAGELAVKKGTIASVRTAGQHLINGHVNLDKSCLKIAQQLNITLPNQASPQQQGFVATLTSDSGKQFDSDLANILRVTHGQIFPAIANIRATTKNTLVRQLADQANDTVLDHITVMEQTGLVDFDSVLFQETTPPKDAKSNHTPPAPQPGEPTVVLSPPAGFTPPPATTPSPTVG; this is translated from the coding sequence ATGGGCATTTCACGGAACGCGGCGGGAACCCTCTTCGTCGGTGGCGCCCTGATGCTGACACTGTCGGCGCTCGCCTACCCCAGCATGCTCGGGATTCAGAACACGTCCAGCTCCCCGTCGCGCGTGATCGCCAACACCGAGTCCGGGCCGCTGACCGAGGCCGACCGCGACTTCGTGGTCAAGGTGCGCGCGGCGGGGCTGTGGGAGTTCCCCGCCGGTGAACTGGCCGTGAAGAAGGGCACCATCGCGTCCGTCCGCACCGCCGGGCAGCACCTCATCAACGGGCACGTCAATCTGGACAAGAGCTGCCTGAAGATCGCCCAGCAGCTGAACATCACCCTGCCCAATCAGGCGTCTCCGCAGCAACAGGGCTTTGTGGCGACGCTGACCTCGGACAGCGGCAAGCAGTTCGACTCCGACCTCGCCAACATCCTTCGGGTGACCCACGGCCAGATCTTCCCGGCCATCGCGAACATCCGGGCCACCACCAAGAACACGCTGGTCCGCCAGCTGGCCGACCAGGCCAACGACACGGTCCTCGACCACATCACGGTCATGGAGCAGACCGGCCTGGTCGACTTCGACTCGGTCCTCTTCCAGGAGACGACCCCGCCGAAGGACGCCAAGAGCAACCACACCCCGCCCGCTCCCCAGCCGGGAGAACCGACGGTCGTCCTCTCCCCGCCCGCGGGCTTCACGCCCCCGCCCGCCACGACCCCGTCTCCGACGGTGGGGTGA
- a CDS encoding universal stress protein yields the protein MSVIAWIVEGTWPACVDAARRYAPEPAGLDLLYVGGGDVPGIAHGAFAGLLGRGHPERDPGTRLEDLGAASAARLLDAAEERLGRPCGRMERYGRVEREVVAAAEGAELLIVARDGDRARLGPHSLGPASRFVVDHAPCPVLLVWPAPAPGLGTIPPPPHP from the coding sequence ATGAGCGTGATCGCCTGGATCGTCGAGGGAACCTGGCCCGCCTGCGTGGACGCGGCCCGGCGGTACGCGCCCGAACCGGCCGGCCTCGATCTGCTGTACGTCGGCGGCGGCGACGTACCCGGCATCGCGCACGGCGCCTTCGCCGGACTGCTCGGCCGCGGCCACCCCGAGCGCGACCCCGGCACCCGGCTCGAGGACCTCGGCGCCGCCTCGGCCGCCCGGCTCCTGGACGCGGCCGAGGAACGGCTCGGGCGCCCGTGCGGGCGGATGGAGCGGTACGGGCGCGTCGAGCGGGAGGTCGTGGCCGCCGCCGAGGGCGCGGAGCTGCTGATCGTGGCCCGTGACGGTGACCGTGCCCGGCTCGGCCCGCACAGCCTCGGCCCGGCGAGCCGGTTCGTCGTCGACCATGCCCCGTGCCCGGTGCTTCTGGTCTGGCCGGCCCCGGCGCCCGGCCTGGGGACGATCCCGCCACCGCCGCATCCCTGA